A window of Natrinema versiforme contains these coding sequences:
- a CDS encoding ABC transporter ATP-binding protein, translated as MAILEVDDLRKEYGGFTAVEGSSFAIERGEVFGVVGPNGAGKTTTLKMLAGLIEPTAGTAVVAGHTPGEPAMQRRLGFLPEESPLYEEMTAIDYLEFFADLYDVPADVARERIHDSLDRLDLEHRDRRIGNMSKGMQRKVAIARALVNDPDVLIFDEPASGLDPLTTNYIIEFTRELSEEGKTIVFSAHNLFHVESICDRIVIMNDGRIVARGTLEAIRDAHGGTEYHVYATDDGSAGLDATVGPLEVTRENGQVRHVVGDMAAVDAVRDAVEAAGGRVTDIQTETPSLEEIFLEVASEPAEESEA; from the coding sequence ATGGCCATACTCGAGGTAGACGATCTCCGGAAGGAGTACGGCGGCTTCACCGCGGTCGAGGGAAGCTCCTTCGCGATCGAGCGCGGCGAGGTCTTCGGCGTGGTCGGTCCCAACGGCGCGGGGAAGACGACGACGCTGAAGATGCTGGCCGGGCTGATCGAGCCCACCGCCGGCACCGCCGTCGTCGCCGGTCACACGCCCGGCGAGCCGGCGATGCAGCGCCGGCTTGGCTTCCTCCCCGAGGAGTCACCGCTGTACGAGGAGATGACCGCGATCGACTACCTCGAGTTCTTCGCCGACCTCTACGACGTGCCCGCGGACGTGGCCCGCGAGCGGATTCACGACTCGCTGGATCGACTGGATCTCGAGCACCGCGACCGGCGGATCGGCAACATGTCGAAGGGGATGCAGCGCAAGGTCGCGATCGCGCGGGCCCTGGTCAACGACCCCGACGTGCTGATCTTCGACGAGCCGGCGTCGGGGCTGGACCCGCTGACGACCAACTACATCATCGAGTTCACCCGCGAACTGAGCGAGGAGGGCAAGACGATCGTCTTCAGCGCGCACAACCTCTTTCACGTCGAGAGCATCTGCGACCGGATCGTCATCATGAACGACGGCCGGATCGTCGCCCGCGGTACGTTAGAGGCGATCCGAGACGCCCACGGCGGCACGGAGTACCACGTCTACGCGACCGACGACGGCAGCGCCGGTCTCGACGCGACGGTGGGGCCGCTCGAGGTCACCCGCGAGAACGGGCAGGTCCGCCACGTCGTCGGCGACATGGCCGCCGTCGATGCGGTCCGGGACGCTGTCGAAGCGGCCGGCGGCCGTGTGACCGACATCCAGACGGAGACGCCGAGCCTCGAGGAGATCTTCCTCGAGGTCGCGAGCGAGCCAGCGGAGGAATCCGAGGCGTGA
- a CDS encoding MFS transporter: MRPDDGSDRPRETAGAIDGAASTPDSRVYRGWYVVAGGFVGAFVVFGLSYAFGVFLEPIQRDLGISRSAVSLVFSLQTVVIYLAAAILGVVADRLGVRRLLAFGAASLAMGGLWTSRTDSYGGLLVAYGILTAVGLGAIYVVSYATVPRWFQRRRGLATGIATAGLGIGMVAMSPAASALVGVLEWRLALLALVVAATVAVAVVTPLFDDDPSASETGAEFPDGVPDHEPPEWETYRRELVAVATSRAFLLVFAGWVFVYATLYAVLVHIVPYTGDIGLGEGTGAIALAAIGGTTAAARIGIGALADRFGRVRTFVACSALMGVSTLCLPLVDSAAGLYGFAIVFGIAYGGNGALLSPLTVELFGTANPNAVFGLVSLSFAVSGLFAPWAAGLTYDLTGTYTPAFLGAGIAGLLGAGLIVLADANA; this comes from the coding sequence ATGCGTCCCGATGACGGTTCGGATCGACCGCGCGAGACGGCCGGAGCGATCGACGGCGCGGCCTCGACTCCCGACAGCCGCGTCTACCGCGGCTGGTACGTCGTCGCCGGCGGCTTCGTCGGCGCGTTCGTCGTCTTCGGCCTCTCCTATGCGTTCGGCGTCTTTCTCGAGCCGATTCAGCGGGACCTCGGGATTTCGCGCTCGGCCGTCTCGCTGGTCTTCTCCCTGCAGACGGTCGTCATCTACCTCGCCGCGGCGATCTTGGGCGTGGTTGCCGACCGCCTCGGCGTCCGTCGGCTGCTGGCGTTCGGCGCGGCATCGCTGGCGATGGGCGGTCTCTGGACAAGTCGGACGGACTCGTACGGCGGGCTCTTGGTCGCCTACGGGATCCTCACGGCCGTCGGTCTCGGTGCGATCTACGTCGTCTCCTACGCCACGGTGCCGCGGTGGTTCCAGCGCCGCCGCGGCCTCGCGACCGGTATCGCGACCGCCGGCCTCGGCATCGGGATGGTCGCGATGTCGCCCGCCGCGAGCGCGCTCGTCGGCGTCCTCGAGTGGCGACTTGCCCTGCTCGCGCTCGTCGTCGCCGCGACGGTCGCCGTCGCGGTCGTAACGCCGCTGTTCGACGACGATCCGTCCGCGAGCGAGACGGGAGCGGAGTTCCCGGACGGCGTTCCCGACCACGAACCGCCGGAGTGGGAGACCTATCGACGGGAATTGGTCGCGGTCGCGACCTCGCGAGCGTTCCTGCTGGTGTTTGCGGGCTGGGTGTTCGTCTACGCGACGCTGTACGCCGTCCTCGTTCACATCGTCCCCTATACCGGTGACATCGGTCTCGGTGAGGGGACGGGTGCCATCGCGCTCGCGGCGATCGGTGGGACGACGGCGGCGGCCCGGATCGGGATCGGTGCGCTCGCGGATCGGTTCGGTCGTGTTCGGACGTTCGTCGCCTGTTCAGCCCTTATGGGCGTGTCGACGCTGTGCCTCCCGCTCGTCGACTCCGCTGCGGGGCTGTACGGCTTCGCCATCGTCTTCGGGATCGCCTACGGCGGAAACGGGGCCCTGCTCTCGCCGCTGACGGTCGAGCTGTTCGGGACGGCGAACCCGAATGCCGTCTTCGGACTCGTCTCGCTCTCCTTCGCCGTTTCCGGGCTCTTCGCCCCGTGGGCTGCCGGCCTCACCTACGACCTCACGGGAACGTATACGCCCGCCTTCCTCGGCGCGGGGATCGCAGGCCTGCTCGGTGCCGGACTAATCGTGCTGGCCGACGCCAACGCGTAG
- a CDS encoding short-chain fatty acid transporter, whose amino-acid sequence MGAADRAATTGNVIERLGNRIANVVERWMPSPFLFAIILSYVVFAVGMIVEGQGPTEMIQHWYDGFWAFLTFAMQMVLIIMTGFVIAYHPRVNDALQRLATIPNTSGQAVVLVGVVSMALAWIHWGLSLVVGAIFAREMGKAAYREGIAVHYPLLCVAGYMGLGLTWHWGLSGSAPLLLATSGNEFIELGVIDEPVSTSATVFSGYALALTALSILFAAVVLFLLTPSTERSREITEYIPESELFESAADGDVDDAAADDVVAADQRSDDRVPAETIDNSRLLGGVIALTGVAVIVWEFATRGLDALDLNVLNFGFLFAGLAIYTRPALYRERFGDAADAAAGIILLFPFFAGIQGMMSGSGLAETMAEALLAVSTPETFPVIAWLTAAIVNLFVPSGGGEWIVLGPPVLEAAQEVGIPVGQATIAYAVGDAHTNLLNPFWALPLLAITRIRAREMFGYAVTMLLALIPFLAVVLFVLPY is encoded by the coding sequence ATGGGGGCAGCAGACAGAGCGGCCACGACCGGTAACGTCATCGAACGGCTGGGGAACCGAATCGCGAACGTCGTCGAGCGGTGGATGCCGAGTCCGTTCCTGTTCGCGATTATTCTGTCCTACGTCGTGTTCGCGGTCGGGATGATCGTCGAGGGACAGGGGCCGACGGAGATGATCCAACACTGGTACGACGGGTTCTGGGCGTTCCTCACCTTCGCGATGCAGATGGTTCTGATCATCATGACCGGATTCGTGATCGCCTATCACCCGCGGGTCAACGACGCGCTGCAGCGGCTGGCGACGATCCCGAACACCAGCGGACAGGCCGTCGTCTTGGTCGGCGTGGTCTCGATGGCGCTGGCCTGGATCCACTGGGGACTGAGCCTGGTCGTCGGAGCGATCTTCGCTCGAGAGATGGGGAAGGCCGCCTACCGCGAGGGGATCGCGGTCCACTACCCGTTGCTCTGCGTGGCGGGCTACATGGGGCTGGGACTGACGTGGCACTGGGGCCTGTCCGGTTCGGCACCGCTCCTGCTCGCGACGTCGGGCAACGAGTTCATCGAACTCGGCGTCATCGACGAGCCAGTCAGTACCTCGGCGACGGTCTTCAGCGGCTACGCGCTCGCGCTCACCGCGCTGTCGATTCTCTTCGCCGCGGTCGTCCTGTTCCTGCTGACGCCCTCGACGGAGCGCTCGCGGGAGATCACCGAGTATATTCCCGAGAGCGAACTGTTCGAGTCGGCGGCCGACGGCGACGTCGACGACGCTGCGGCGGACGACGTGGTCGCAGCGGACCAGCGGAGCGACGACCGCGTCCCGGCCGAGACGATCGATAACAGCCGGCTGCTGGGCGGCGTCATCGCGCTGACCGGCGTCGCGGTAATCGTTTGGGAGTTCGCGACCAGAGGGCTGGATGCGCTGGATCTGAACGTCCTAAACTTCGGATTCTTGTTCGCCGGCCTCGCGATCTACACCCGCCCGGCGCTCTATCGCGAGCGGTTCGGCGACGCCGCGGACGCCGCCGCCGGGATCATCCTCCTGTTCCCCTTCTTCGCCGGCATCCAGGGAATGATGAGCGGGTCCGGGCTGGCGGAAACGATGGCCGAGGCGCTACTGGCGGTCTCGACGCCCGAGACGTTTCCGGTGATCGCGTGGCTCACGGCCGCGATCGTCAACCTCTTCGTTCCCTCCGGCGGCGGCGAGTGGATCGTCCTCGGGCCGCCCGTCCTCGAGGCCGCACAGGAGGTCGGGATACCGGTCGGACAGGCGACGATCGCCTACGCCGTCGGGGACGCACACACGAACCTGTTGAACCCGTTCTGGGCGCTGCCGCTGCTCGCGATCACGAGGATCCGGGCGCGAGAGATGTTCGGTTACGCTGTCACGATGTTGCTCGCATTGATCCCGTTCTTGGCGGTCGTGCTGTTCGTGCTGCCGTACTGA
- a CDS encoding SRPBCC family protein produces MTQIRTARTPDGRRLEVSHVLSVPAVEAWDALVDTTQWPEWSPLVNGVEATDHRIRADTTGRIRVPGAWLPFRITSCTARRWTWRVTGFPAAGHRVDDLGTDRCRIAFELPLHGTGYVPVCLRALENLEALLEGGETVDQ; encoded by the coding sequence ATGACTCAGATCCGGACCGCGCGGACCCCGGACGGGCGTCGGCTCGAGGTCTCGCACGTCCTGTCCGTCCCCGCGGTCGAGGCGTGGGACGCCCTCGTCGATACGACACAGTGGCCGGAGTGGTCGCCGCTCGTCAATGGCGTCGAGGCGACGGACCACCGGATTCGAGCCGACACGACCGGCCGGATTCGCGTCCCCGGCGCGTGGCTGCCGTTTCGGATCACATCGTGTACGGCCCGCCGCTGGACGTGGCGCGTGACCGGGTTCCCCGCCGCCGGCCACCGGGTCGACGACCTCGGCACGGATCGCTGTCGGATCGCCTTCGAACTACCGCTGCACGGCACGGGCTATGTCCCCGTCTGTCTGCGAGCACTGGAGAACCTCGAGGCGCTGCTCGAGGGAGGCGAAACGGTCGATCAGTAG
- a CDS encoding ABC transporter ATP-binding protein has protein sequence MTETSDEPAIVTDGLTKEYGDTTAVDDLTIAIDPGTVYGFLGPNGAGKTTTIRLLTALVSPTGGSGRVAGAPITDREAIIDHIGYLPESPPIRETLTAREQLQYHGGLRDMDPAELEGRIESLLERFDLADDADDRIVTYSKGMRQKTGLIQAIMHEPDVVFLDEPTSGLDPRAARTVRETIADLAANGTTVFLSTHALPVVDELADVVGVLYEGSLVAEGDPKTLASRAERGDATSLEDAFLEITGDLRED, from the coding sequence ATGACAGAAACGAGCGACGAGCCGGCGATCGTGACGGACGGACTGACCAAGGAGTACGGAGACACGACCGCCGTCGATGACCTAACAATCGCGATCGATCCCGGCACGGTCTACGGCTTTCTGGGACCGAACGGCGCGGGGAAGACGACCACGATCCGGCTACTGACGGCGCTGGTTTCGCCGACCGGCGGATCGGGTCGCGTCGCCGGCGCACCGATTACCGACCGAGAAGCGATTATCGACCACATCGGCTACCTCCCGGAGTCGCCGCCGATCCGCGAGACGCTCACGGCCCGCGAGCAACTCCAGTACCACGGCGGCTTGCGCGATATGGACCCGGCCGAACTCGAGGGACGCATCGAGTCGCTCCTCGAGCGGTTCGACCTCGCCGACGATGCCGACGACCGAATCGTCACCTACTCGAAGGGAATGCGACAGAAGACGGGGCTCATACAGGCGATCATGCACGAGCCGGACGTGGTCTTCCTCGACGAACCGACCAGTGGGCTCGATCCGCGGGCAGCGCGGACGGTCCGCGAGACGATCGCCGACCTCGCGGCAAACGGAACCACCGTCTTCCTCTCGACGCATGCCCTCCCCGTGGTCGACGAACTGGCCGACGTGGTCGGCGTCCTCTACGAGGGGTCCCTCGTCGCCGAGGGCGACCCCAAAACGCTCGCGTCCCGCGCCGAGCGCGGCGACGCCACCAGCCTCGAGGACGCGTTTCTCGAGATTACCGGCGACCTGCGGGAGGACTGA
- a CDS encoding helix-turn-helix domain-containing protein: protein MSSPQTQSREQLDDACPVIASLEQIGSQWRLAVLHELLDGEQRFNELKRSTGANARTLSRVLDDLGEMGFVRRRIEEDAPVATYYSLTGKGESLEPVFNEIECWAGSWLEESALEEQ from the coding sequence ATGTCATCCCCGCAAACGCAATCCCGCGAGCAACTCGACGACGCCTGCCCGGTCATCGCCTCCCTCGAGCAGATCGGCTCCCAGTGGCGGCTGGCGGTGCTCCACGAACTGCTCGACGGCGAGCAGCGCTTTAACGAACTCAAGCGCTCGACCGGCGCGAACGCGCGGACCCTCTCGCGCGTGCTCGACGACCTCGGCGAAATGGGGTTCGTCCGACGCCGTATCGAAGAGGACGCGCCGGTCGCGACCTACTACAGCCTCACCGGCAAGGGCGAGTCCCTCGAGCCGGTCTTCAACGAGATCGAGTGCTGGGCCGGCTCGTGGCTCGAGGAGAGCGCGCTCGAGGAGCAGTAA
- a CDS encoding flavin reductase family protein, with translation MTDDGSTAGDETDGLEIDVDEREGSLYRILSSAVVPRPIAWVSTKSEDGVDNLAPYSFFTVASVDPPVLLFAPVDGAEGLKDTPRNARDTGEFVVNLVTEDLAEAMNETSATLPAGESEFDHADLERADSTAVDPPRVAGAKVAFECTLRDLIDVGGSTLVLGEVRHVHLAESVTTDGKIDIDEIDAVGRLAGSLYARTDDRFSLERPS, from the coding sequence ATGACGGACGACGGGTCGACGGCCGGCGACGAGACTGACGGCCTCGAGATCGATGTCGACGAGCGCGAGGGCTCGCTCTATCGGATCCTCTCGAGTGCGGTCGTCCCGCGGCCGATCGCGTGGGTGAGCACCAAAAGCGAGGACGGTGTCGACAACCTCGCGCCGTACAGTTTCTTCACCGTCGCGTCGGTCGACCCGCCGGTCCTGCTGTTCGCACCCGTCGACGGTGCCGAGGGGCTCAAGGACACGCCGCGGAACGCCCGCGACACCGGCGAGTTCGTCGTCAATCTCGTCACCGAAGACCTCGCTGAGGCGATGAACGAGACCAGCGCCACGCTGCCGGCCGGCGAGAGCGAGTTCGACCACGCCGACCTCGAGCGGGCCGACTCGACCGCGGTCGACCCGCCGCGCGTCGCCGGCGCGAAGGTGGCCTTCGAGTGTACCCTCCGCGATCTGATCGACGTCGGCGGTTCGACGCTCGTCCTCGGCGAGGTCCGCCACGTCCATCTCGCGGAGTCGGTAACGACCGACGGAAAAATAGACATCGACGAGATCGACGCCGTCGGCCGGCTCGCGGGGAGTCTCTACGCGCGGACGGATGATCGCTTCTCGCTCGAGCGGCCGTCGTAG
- a CDS encoding UPF0179 family protein has translation MSTVTLIGSQLAEPGTEFVYEGEADACAGCPYRSQCLNLSTGTKYRVTSVRENAQTLECAMHDGGVRAVEVEPAPTRANITSKGAFAGSKTSLPGPCPYVECPSHEYCEPDGVEFDEEYRISEIVGEPPHDVCHLDRSLELVELETDG, from the coding sequence ATGTCGACCGTTACGCTCATCGGCTCCCAGTTGGCCGAGCCGGGAACCGAGTTCGTCTACGAGGGCGAAGCCGACGCCTGCGCCGGCTGTCCCTACCGCAGTCAGTGTCTCAACCTCTCCACCGGCACGAAGTACCGCGTCACGTCCGTCCGCGAGAACGCCCAGACCCTCGAGTGTGCCATGCACGACGGCGGCGTTCGCGCCGTCGAAGTCGAACCCGCCCCGACGCGTGCGAACATCACCTCGAAGGGTGCCTTCGCCGGCAGTAAAACGAGCCTGCCGGGCCCCTGCCCGTACGTCGAGTGTCCGAGCCACGAGTACTGCGAACCCGACGGCGTCGAGTTCGACGAGGAGTACCGAATTTCGGAAATCGTCGGCGAGCCGCCACACGACGTCTGTCACCTCGATCGCTCGCTCGAGTTGGTCGAACTCGAGACCGACGGCTGA
- a CDS encoding ABC transporter permease, whose amino-acid sequence MSDGRLRGIVARLRLFVRHLRGVLARTARIARWEVSRSVGTVDRKTVLVLLVMALAIGTAGFTAAGDGLGLEREIYVVGVDEDSRYHDVAVHSEQFRPVSLSEIESEGGGDANADTVSIRGDATVDVVVTRDGRIGHTGDNGEAAYDAFRDAVGEYNAKLMDEEDDQAAAYPVLVSLEYQQRDLGGSSDSGTTDGSGSSGGGTGDETSGGDGAGESADGSGGGDPATGGGADGTDGGGDGPLQVPNVGDGSTASTAPGTPGSIAPPFPFQSLVLAFLFVVPMNFVIQAYGSTIMDERVKRRGELLLVSPVSRYEIVAGKTLPYLLGLIGIVVAIALAIGGGPIAVAAALPIALLFLAATFAGAMLARSFKELTFVTVTISVVLTTYTFIPAIFTDVHSIALISPLTLVVTDLQDGSIRLGEYLFSTGPFYLCAAVLFLLGIGVYREEDMFAQKPIPTKVVDAIASRIRGRRSVFVLSILFIPFVFAGQLLAVALLFALPESFAVPVIVVVAAAIEEVAKSVHVYAGFARSRFDATLRTAAVLGVLSGAGFFVGEKLTHVVQFVGLPDLSVGLAAFGPAVSSDPLILVAVFLAPLALHVATAVCSAVGASRGRTGYAAGFLAATLVHAAYNLGVILLVS is encoded by the coding sequence GTGAGCGACGGTCGCCTCCGCGGAATTGTCGCGCGACTTCGGCTGTTCGTCCGTCACCTCCGCGGGGTTCTCGCACGCACGGCCAGAATCGCCCGCTGGGAGGTCTCCCGGAGCGTCGGCACCGTCGACCGGAAGACGGTGCTGGTCCTCCTCGTGATGGCGCTCGCGATCGGCACCGCCGGGTTCACGGCCGCCGGCGACGGCCTCGGGCTCGAGCGGGAGATCTACGTCGTCGGCGTCGACGAGGACAGCCGTTATCACGACGTCGCAGTCCACAGCGAGCAGTTCCGGCCGGTGTCGCTTTCGGAGATCGAGTCCGAGGGCGGCGGCGATGCGAACGCCGATACCGTCTCGATCCGCGGCGACGCGACCGTCGACGTCGTGGTGACTCGAGACGGGCGGATCGGCCACACCGGCGACAACGGCGAGGCCGCCTACGACGCCTTTCGCGACGCCGTCGGTGAGTACAACGCGAAGCTGATGGACGAGGAGGACGATCAGGCGGCCGCGTATCCGGTGCTCGTCTCGCTGGAGTACCAGCAACGAGATCTCGGCGGCTCGAGCGATTCCGGAACGACCGACGGGAGCGGGAGCAGCGGCGGTGGGACCGGGGACGAAACCAGCGGCGGAGACGGAGCCGGCGAGAGTGCGGACGGCAGCGGTGGAGGCGACCCCGCGACCGGCGGGGGAGCGGACGGTACCGACGGCGGCGGGGACGGCCCCCTGCAGGTTCCGAACGTCGGCGACGGGTCGACGGCGTCGACCGCGCCGGGAACGCCGGGTTCGATCGCGCCGCCGTTCCCCTTCCAGTCGCTCGTGCTCGCGTTCCTGTTCGTCGTCCCGATGAACTTCGTCATTCAGGCCTACGGGAGCACGATCATGGACGAACGGGTCAAGCGGCGGGGCGAACTGCTGCTTGTCTCGCCGGTCTCTCGCTACGAGATCGTCGCGGGGAAGACGCTGCCGTACCTGCTCGGGCTGATCGGCATCGTCGTCGCCATCGCGCTCGCGATCGGCGGCGGGCCGATCGCCGTCGCCGCGGCGCTGCCCATCGCGTTGCTGTTCTTGGCGGCGACGTTCGCCGGCGCGATGCTCGCCCGCTCGTTCAAGGAACTGACCTTCGTCACGGTCACAATCAGCGTCGTGCTGACGACGTACACGTTCATTCCGGCGATCTTCACCGACGTCCACTCGATCGCGCTGATCTCGCCGCTGACGCTGGTCGTGACCGACCTCCAAGACGGCTCGATCCGACTGGGGGAGTACCTCTTCTCGACCGGGCCGTTCTACCTGTGTGCGGCCGTGCTCTTCCTGCTGGGGATCGGCGTCTACCGCGAGGAGGACATGTTCGCCCAGAAGCCGATCCCGACGAAGGTCGTCGACGCGATCGCGAGTCGCATCCGCGGCCGGCGAAGCGTCTTCGTCCTCTCGATCCTCTTCATCCCGTTCGTCTTCGCGGGCCAACTCCTCGCCGTCGCCCTGCTGTTCGCCCTGCCGGAGTCGTTCGCGGTGCCGGTCATCGTCGTCGTCGCCGCCGCGATCGAGGAAGTCGCGAAGAGCGTCCACGTCTACGCCGGCTTCGCCCGCTCGCGGTTCGACGCGACGCTCCGGACCGCCGCCGTCCTGGGCGTGCTCTCCGGAGCCGGCTTCTTCGTCGGCGAGAAGCTCACCCACGTCGTCCAGTTCGTCGGCCTGCCCGACCTGTCGGTCGGCCTCGCCGCCTTCGGGCCGGCCGTCTCGAGCGACCCGCTGATACTCGTCGCGGTCTTTCTCGCGCCGCTTGCCTTGCACGTCGCGACCGCCGTCTGTTCGGCGGTCGGCGCGAGCCGCGGTCGGACCGGCTACGCGGCCGGCTTCCTCGCCGCGACGCTCGTTCACGCGGCCTACAATCTGGGGGTGATCCTCCTTGTCTCGTGA
- a CDS encoding ABC transporter permease: protein MSRDRDRGRDPERQSDSSSSRRGPNPPARADGGTESGSTWGARWAVARRELRSLRSEKTIVLALAIQLFIAAFSSFLVVGLVSLYDPGSVDGYQTEVAVTGDDTEALLSVSNQRDGVTAQRYDDRTAAYEAFEAGAVSAVLDANRNDEGRLSVIVTAPEEGLQTTLLVVQLRDTLENVERVERQQNAESGRLEQSPVPVPSQVQASPYAGFTYTILLPLLCFLPVFISGSIVVDSLIEERQRGTLELLRVAPLSLADVIDAKLLAIAALAPLQAIAWLFLLTANGTSIAGPAALVVLVAALSLLVVTVGVAIALWAPDRRQAQLLYSVATVGALVVATILPEHPANTVAKFSIGNPTATTWALLAGYCLLAVGAFVALRRWIDRLEPDSL, encoded by the coding sequence TTGTCTCGTGATCGCGACCGCGGTCGTGATCCCGAGCGGCAGTCGGACTCGAGTTCGAGCCGACGAGGCCCGAATCCGCCGGCTCGAGCCGACGGCGGCACCGAGTCGGGATCGACGTGGGGTGCCCGCTGGGCGGTCGCTCGCCGGGAGCTGCGCTCGCTGCGCTCCGAGAAGACGATCGTGCTGGCGCTGGCGATTCAGCTGTTCATCGCGGCCTTTTCGTCGTTTCTGGTCGTCGGGCTCGTCTCGCTGTACGATCCGGGCTCGGTCGACGGCTACCAGACGGAGGTCGCCGTCACCGGCGACGACACCGAGGCCCTCCTTTCGGTCTCGAACCAGCGCGACGGCGTCACCGCCCAGCGGTACGACGACCGCACGGCCGCCTACGAGGCGTTCGAAGCCGGCGCGGTGTCGGCCGTCCTCGACGCGAACCGGAACGACGAGGGCCGGCTTAGCGTCATCGTCACCGCCCCCGAAGAAGGGTTACAGACCACCCTGCTCGTCGTTCAGCTTCGAGACACCTTAGAGAACGTCGAGCGCGTCGAGCGCCAGCAAAACGCCGAGTCCGGGCGACTCGAGCAGTCGCCGGTCCCAGTCCCGTCTCAGGTTCAGGCGAGTCCCTACGCCGGCTTCACCTACACCATCCTGCTGCCGCTGCTGTGTTTCCTGCCGGTGTTCATCAGCGGCTCGATCGTCGTCGATTCGCTGATCGAGGAGCGCCAGCGGGGGACCCTCGAGTTGCTCCGGGTCGCGCCGCTCTCGCTCGCGGACGTGATCGACGCGAAACTGTTGGCGATCGCGGCGCTGGCACCGCTGCAGGCGATCGCGTGGCTCTTCCTGCTGACGGCGAACGGCACGTCGATCGCGGGTCCCGCGGCCCTGGTCGTGTTGGTGGCCGCGCTCTCCCTGCTCGTCGTCACGGTCGGGGTCGCGATCGCACTGTGGGCACCGGACCGCCGGCAGGCCCAGTTGCTCTACTCCGTGGCCACCGTCGGCGCGCTGGTCGTCGCGACGATCCTGCCCGAACACCCCGCGAACACCGTCGCGAAGTTCTCGATCGGGAATCCGACGGCGACGACGTGGGCGTTACTCGCCGGCTACTGCCTGCTCGCGGTCGGCGCGTTCGTCGCGCTCAGGCGGTGGATCGACCGGCTCGAGCCGGATTCGCTGTAG
- a CDS encoding DUF5820 family protein, with protein MSDSDADDGLDRSRLPDGWTVWSRGEDGRLVLAYRPDVFNAEDFPAPCLPTLYLTHGKRTRRPGVNPTDTADSADWFVTLYLEPDVSLNETLRFPTRDEALERTVELATAFDAGEIDYRGLYQVPRETYFDRLDDLTGDGSDD; from the coding sequence ATGTCGGATTCGGATGCGGACGACGGGCTGGACCGCTCGCGGCTGCCGGACGGCTGGACCGTCTGGAGCCGCGGCGAGGACGGCCGGCTCGTGCTCGCGTATCGGCCGGACGTCTTCAACGCCGAGGACTTTCCCGCGCCGTGTCTGCCGACGCTGTATCTCACCCACGGCAAGCGGACCCGTCGCCCCGGCGTCAACCCCACCGATACCGCCGATTCCGCGGACTGGTTCGTCACGCTCTACCTCGAGCCGGACGTGTCGCTGAACGAGACGCTGCGATTCCCGACTCGAGACGAGGCCCTCGAGCGGACCGTCGAACTCGCGACGGCGTTCGACGCGGGCGAGATCGACTACCGGGGGCTGTATCAGGTGCCTCGAGAGACGTACTTCGACCGGCTCGACGACCTCACGGGCGACGGCAGCGACGACTGA